The following are from one region of the Arachis duranensis cultivar V14167 chromosome 10, aradu.V14167.gnm2.J7QH, whole genome shotgun sequence genome:
- the LOC107469851 gene encoding uncharacterized protein LOC107469851 isoform X4 translates to MSRPRQNKMLMNPNTAKHVIGDTTYTKIFVGGLAWETKRDTLKRYFDQFGEILEAVVITDRNSGRSKGYGFVTFKDPNSAIRACQNPYPVIDGRRANCNLASLGAQKIDPSSMTATRQKFSSPSWNTAPIPVHQGTSTYYNQHIPQYTFPYPPYRYPGYPPQQEVYEMNYYNAYGGQHFPFRWLPAYYQPIYGLSRHQFVPTTAYVKKTQFPDMSPQEFTPTVASSEPISASSSISTTGLITGTVDAGGGGGVLGSQQEQKSSSSG, encoded by the exons ATGTCACGGCCGAGGCAGAACAAGATGTTGATGAATCCAAACACTGCCAAACATGTAATTGGTGACACAACCTATACCAAGATCTTTGTTGGAGGCTTAGCTTGGGAAACAAAAAGAGACACTCTGAAACGTTATTTTGATCAGTTTGGAGAGATCTTAGAAGCTGTTGTCATCACTGACAGAAACTCTGGAAGATCAAAAGGATACGGCTTT GTAACATTCAAGGACCCAAATTCTGCAATAAGGGCTTGTCAGAATCCATATCCTGTGATAGATGGAAGGAGGGCTAATTGTAATCTTGCATCTCTTGGTGCACAAAAAATTGATCCATCATCTATGACAG CTACTAGACAAAAATTCAGTAGCCCTTCTTGGAATACAGCACCAATTCCAGTTCATCAAGGAACCTCCACTTATTATAATCAGCATATTCCACAGTATACATTTCCTTATCCACCCTACag GTATCCAGGTTACCCACCCCAACAGGAAGTATATGAAATG AATTACTATAATGCATATGGTGGACAACACTTTCCATTTCGTTGGTTACCAGCATATTACCAACCAATTTATGGGCTAAGTAGGCATCAATTTGTTCCAACAACAGCTTATGTGAAAAAGACACAATTCCCTGATATGTCACCTCAGGAGTTCACACCTACTGTTGCTTCATCAGAACCTATTTCAGCTTCTTCATCAATTTCTACCACTG GATTAATAACAGGAACTGTAGAtgcaggaggaggaggaggagtacTAGGATCACAACAAGAACAGAAATCATCATCTTCAGGTTAA
- the LOC107469851 gene encoding uncharacterized protein LOC107469851 isoform X1: protein MSRPRQNKMLMNPNTAKHVIGDTTYTKIFVGGLAWETKRDTLKRYFDQFGEILEAVVITDRNSGRSKGYGFVTFKDPNSAIRACQNPYPVIDGRRANCNLASLGAQKIDPSSMTATRQKFSSPSWNTAPIPVHQGTSTYYNQHIPQYTFPYPPYRYPGYPPQQEVYEMQNYYNAYGGQHFPFRWLPAYYQPIYGLSRHQFVPTTAYVKKTQFPDMSPQEFTPTVASSEPISASSSISTTGLVSNCAIILFYCTNLYTLHKYFNNFSHIYMRH from the exons ATGTCACGGCCGAGGCAGAACAAGATGTTGATGAATCCAAACACTGCCAAACATGTAATTGGTGACACAACCTATACCAAGATCTTTGTTGGAGGCTTAGCTTGGGAAACAAAAAGAGACACTCTGAAACGTTATTTTGATCAGTTTGGAGAGATCTTAGAAGCTGTTGTCATCACTGACAGAAACTCTGGAAGATCAAAAGGATACGGCTTT GTAACATTCAAGGACCCAAATTCTGCAATAAGGGCTTGTCAGAATCCATATCCTGTGATAGATGGAAGGAGGGCTAATTGTAATCTTGCATCTCTTGGTGCACAAAAAATTGATCCATCATCTATGACAG CTACTAGACAAAAATTCAGTAGCCCTTCTTGGAATACAGCACCAATTCCAGTTCATCAAGGAACCTCCACTTATTATAATCAGCATATTCCACAGTATACATTTCCTTATCCACCCTACag GTATCCAGGTTACCCACCCCAACAGGAAGTATATGAAATG CAGAATTACTATAATGCATATGGTGGACAACACTTTCCATTTCGTTGGTTACCAGCATATTACCAACCAATTTATGGGCTAAGTAGGCATCAATTTGTTCCAACAACAGCTTATGTGAAAAAGACACAATTCCCTGATATGTCACCTCAGGAGTTCACACCTACTGTTGCTTCATCAGAACCTATTTCAGCTTCTTCATCAATTTCTACCACTGGTTTAGTATCCAACTGTGCCATAATTCTGTTTTATTGCACAAACCTATATACGTTGCACAAATACTTCAATAATTTTAGTCACATATATATGCGGCATTAG
- the LOC107469851 gene encoding uncharacterized protein LOC107469851 isoform X3: protein MSRPRQNKMLMNPNTAKHVIGDTTYTKIFVGGLAWETKRDTLKRYFDQFGEILEAVVITDRNSGRSKGYGFVTFKDPNSAIRACQNPYPVIDGRRANCNLASLGAQKIDPSSMTATRQKFSSPSWNTAPIPVHQGTSTYYNQHIPQYTFPYPPYRYPGYPPQQEVYEMQNYYNAYGGQHFPFRWLPAYYQPIYGLSRHQFVPTTAYVKKTQFPDMSPQEFTPTVASSEPISASSSISTTGLITGTVDAGGGGGVLGSQQEQKSSSSG from the exons ATGTCACGGCCGAGGCAGAACAAGATGTTGATGAATCCAAACACTGCCAAACATGTAATTGGTGACACAACCTATACCAAGATCTTTGTTGGAGGCTTAGCTTGGGAAACAAAAAGAGACACTCTGAAACGTTATTTTGATCAGTTTGGAGAGATCTTAGAAGCTGTTGTCATCACTGACAGAAACTCTGGAAGATCAAAAGGATACGGCTTT GTAACATTCAAGGACCCAAATTCTGCAATAAGGGCTTGTCAGAATCCATATCCTGTGATAGATGGAAGGAGGGCTAATTGTAATCTTGCATCTCTTGGTGCACAAAAAATTGATCCATCATCTATGACAG CTACTAGACAAAAATTCAGTAGCCCTTCTTGGAATACAGCACCAATTCCAGTTCATCAAGGAACCTCCACTTATTATAATCAGCATATTCCACAGTATACATTTCCTTATCCACCCTACag GTATCCAGGTTACCCACCCCAACAGGAAGTATATGAAATG CAGAATTACTATAATGCATATGGTGGACAACACTTTCCATTTCGTTGGTTACCAGCATATTACCAACCAATTTATGGGCTAAGTAGGCATCAATTTGTTCCAACAACAGCTTATGTGAAAAAGACACAATTCCCTGATATGTCACCTCAGGAGTTCACACCTACTGTTGCTTCATCAGAACCTATTTCAGCTTCTTCATCAATTTCTACCACTG GATTAATAACAGGAACTGTAGAtgcaggaggaggaggaggagtacTAGGATCACAACAAGAACAGAAATCATCATCTTCAGGTTAA
- the LOC107469851 gene encoding uncharacterized protein LOC107469851 isoform X2 — MSRPRQNKMLMNPNTAKHVIGDTTYTKIFVGGLAWETKRDTLKRYFDQFGEILEAVVITDRNSGRSKGYGFVTFKDPNSAIRACQNPYPVIDGRRANCNLASLGAQKIDPSSMTATRQKFSSPSWNTAPIPVHQGTSTYYNQHIPQYTFPYPPYRYPGYPPQQEVYEMNYYNAYGGQHFPFRWLPAYYQPIYGLSRHQFVPTTAYVKKTQFPDMSPQEFTPTVASSEPISASSSISTTGLVSNCAIILFYCTNLYTLHKYFNNFSHIYMRH; from the exons ATGTCACGGCCGAGGCAGAACAAGATGTTGATGAATCCAAACACTGCCAAACATGTAATTGGTGACACAACCTATACCAAGATCTTTGTTGGAGGCTTAGCTTGGGAAACAAAAAGAGACACTCTGAAACGTTATTTTGATCAGTTTGGAGAGATCTTAGAAGCTGTTGTCATCACTGACAGAAACTCTGGAAGATCAAAAGGATACGGCTTT GTAACATTCAAGGACCCAAATTCTGCAATAAGGGCTTGTCAGAATCCATATCCTGTGATAGATGGAAGGAGGGCTAATTGTAATCTTGCATCTCTTGGTGCACAAAAAATTGATCCATCATCTATGACAG CTACTAGACAAAAATTCAGTAGCCCTTCTTGGAATACAGCACCAATTCCAGTTCATCAAGGAACCTCCACTTATTATAATCAGCATATTCCACAGTATACATTTCCTTATCCACCCTACag GTATCCAGGTTACCCACCCCAACAGGAAGTATATGAAATG AATTACTATAATGCATATGGTGGACAACACTTTCCATTTCGTTGGTTACCAGCATATTACCAACCAATTTATGGGCTAAGTAGGCATCAATTTGTTCCAACAACAGCTTATGTGAAAAAGACACAATTCCCTGATATGTCACCTCAGGAGTTCACACCTACTGTTGCTTCATCAGAACCTATTTCAGCTTCTTCATCAATTTCTACCACTGGTTTAGTATCCAACTGTGCCATAATTCTGTTTTATTGCACAAACCTATATACGTTGCACAAATACTTCAATAATTTTAGTCACATATATATGCGGCATTAG
- the LOC107469851 gene encoding uncharacterized protein LOC107469851 isoform X5, producing MSRPRQNKMLMNPNTAKHVIGDTTYTKIFVGGLAWETKRDTLKRYFDQFGEILEAVVITDRNSGRSKGYGFVTFKDPNSAIRACQNPYPVIDGRRANCNLASLGAQKIDPSSMTATRQKFSSPSWNTAPIPVHQGTSTYYNQHIPQYTFPYPPYRYPGYPPQQEVYEMQNYYNAYGGQHFPFRWLPAYYQPIYGLSRHQFVPTTAYVKKTQFPDMSPQEFTPTVASSEPISASSSISTTGYGFKR from the exons ATGTCACGGCCGAGGCAGAACAAGATGTTGATGAATCCAAACACTGCCAAACATGTAATTGGTGACACAACCTATACCAAGATCTTTGTTGGAGGCTTAGCTTGGGAAACAAAAAGAGACACTCTGAAACGTTATTTTGATCAGTTTGGAGAGATCTTAGAAGCTGTTGTCATCACTGACAGAAACTCTGGAAGATCAAAAGGATACGGCTTT GTAACATTCAAGGACCCAAATTCTGCAATAAGGGCTTGTCAGAATCCATATCCTGTGATAGATGGAAGGAGGGCTAATTGTAATCTTGCATCTCTTGGTGCACAAAAAATTGATCCATCATCTATGACAG CTACTAGACAAAAATTCAGTAGCCCTTCTTGGAATACAGCACCAATTCCAGTTCATCAAGGAACCTCCACTTATTATAATCAGCATATTCCACAGTATACATTTCCTTATCCACCCTACag GTATCCAGGTTACCCACCCCAACAGGAAGTATATGAAATG CAGAATTACTATAATGCATATGGTGGACAACACTTTCCATTTCGTTGGTTACCAGCATATTACCAACCAATTTATGGGCTAAGTAGGCATCAATTTGTTCCAACAACAGCTTATGTGAAAAAGACACAATTCCCTGATATGTCACCTCAGGAGTTCACACCTACTGTTGCTTCATCAGAACCTATTTCAGCTTCTTCATCAATTTCTACCACTG GTTACGGGTTCAAGCGGTAA